A genomic segment from Triticum dicoccoides isolate Atlit2015 ecotype Zavitan chromosome 1A, WEW_v2.0, whole genome shotgun sequence encodes:
- the LOC119364078 gene encoding uncharacterized protein LOC119364078, whose product MALVVLVRLALWLLGSCLELAALVLFRGLALLAVAAVDLVRLPGQAADAALNATKGVLEAAVEFVFGLVWDVAVAVVSAFLESLWSAVAGTVEFAASTVVELMEAARDGSEEAAKALTEALEGAADAVAGTLVKLAENYTDALVHLLQNLV is encoded by the coding sequence ATGGCACTCGTCGTGCTCGTAAGACTAGCTCTGTGGCTTCTGGGCTCCTGCCTGGAGCTTGCCGCCCTAGTGCTCTTCCGGGGCCTCGccctcctcgccgtcgccgccgtcgacctGGTCAGGCTGCCGGGGCAGGCGGCAGACGCGGCGCTCAACGCGACCAAGGGCGTGCTCGAAGCGGCGGTCGAGTTCGTCTTCGGCCTAGTTTGGGACGTGGCGGTGGCCGTCGTCTCGGCGTTTCTCGAGTCGCTCTGGAGCGCGGTGGCCGGCACGGTGGAGTTCGCCGCGTCTACGGTTGTGGAGCTCATGGAGGCAGCACGGGACGGCAGCGAGGAGGCGGCCAAAGCGCTGACGGAGGCGCTGGAGGGCGCGGCGGATGCGGTGGCCGGCACGCTGGTGAAGCTCGCGGAGAACTACACGGATGCTCTTGTGCACCTCTTGCAAAACCTCGTCTGA